GTTTTCTAGCCGTGCTTACTTTTATTTCTGTGTTTTTCATTGCGTTCATTTACGTATGGAAGCGCGGTGCCCTCAATTGGGATAAGTAAGTGCTATTATTAACTTTTTAAAGAAACTAAACATGTCAGATACTAAACCAGTAATCAGAATGGATGCCGAACCTCCTGAGGGGTTCGAGGGCGAAGGATTCTTCGCTACCAAGCTCAGCAGTGTGATAGGTATGGCCCGAAAATATTCTTTATGGCCGCTGCCGTTTGCCACCTCTTGTTGTGGTATTGAGTTTATGGCGGTACTGAACCCTACTTACGACGCCTCACGTTTCGGTATGGAACGGAACTCGTTTTCACCACGTCAGGCAGACATGCTGATGGTATGTGGTACCATATCAAAAAAATTAGGCCCTGTGCTTAAGCAGGTGTACACCCAAATGGCAGAGCCACGTTGGGTAGTGGCCGTAGGTGCTTGCGCCACCAGTGGCGGGATCTTCGATACCTATTCCGTACTGCAGGGGATTGATAAAATCATCCCAGTAGACGTATATGTACCGGGCTGCCCACCAAGACCAGAGCAAATCATTGAAGGGGTGATGCAGGTGCAGGCGCTTTGCGAAAGCGAAAGCATCCGCCGCAGAGATATGCCCGAATACAAACATTTATTGGAATCCTACGGAATAAAATAAGAAAGATGACCAACGAATTTGTATTAGAAGCCATCAGCCGGGAGTTTCCGGATTCTGTGATTTCACACGCCGAACCTTACGATTTTTTAACCCTCGAAATCAAAAAAGAAGACATCAAAAAGGTAATTCATTACCTGCGGGATTCTTCGCTACAGATAAACTTCCTGACCGATATTTGCGGCATCCACTATCCGAACGATCCTGCAAAAGAAATCGGTGTCATCTATCATTTACATAACATGATGACGAATTTCCGTATTCGCCTCAAAGCCTTCATGCCCCGTGAAAATGCAGAAGTTGATACCCTTACCGACCTGTATGCAGGTGCCAACTGGATGGAGCGCGAAACGTTTGAATTCTTTGGGATTAAATTTAAAGGTCACCCGGATCTGCGTGTGATTCTTAATATGGAAGATATCGGCTATCACCCGCTTCTGAAGGAATACCGCTTAGAAGACGGCACCCGTACCGATAAAGATGATAAAATGTTCGGAAGATAAAACAGCAACAGTATCCTGGTTTGCCAGGATGCTTAAAGCCATCTCAATATGAAAGACAACGCGTTATCAAATATACTGAACCAGCACGAAGCCAAAGAACAGATCGATGGACAACTGTACACCCTCAATCTAGGGCCTACACACCCTGCTACCCACGGGATCTTCCAGAATGTTCTTACGATGGATGGGGAGCGTATTTTACACTCTGAGCAAACCATTGGCTACATACACCGTGCTTACGAAAAAATCTGTGAGCGTAGAAACTTCGCTCAGATCACCACCCTTACCGACCGTATGAACTATTGCTCAGCGCCTATCAACAACATTGGCTGGCACCTGACAGTAGAGAAACTCATCGGTTGTGAAGTTCCGAAACGTGTAGATTATATGCGCGTGATCATGATGGAACTTGCCCGTATCGCCGACCATATGGTTTGCAATGGCGTTATCGCGATGGATGCCGGGGCTATTACCGGTCTTACCTATCTCTTCCAGGAAAGAGAAAAGATCTACGAACTTTATGAACAGGTTTGTGGCGCCAGAATGACAACCAATATGGGACGGATTGGCGGCTTTGAAAGAGATTTCAGCCCTAAATTCCATGAACTGTTACAAACCTGGCTGAAGAATTTCCCAAAAATCTGGGGCGAATTCTGTACCCTGAACGAGAGAAACCGAATCTTTATGGACCGTACCATCAATGTAGGTCCTATTTCTGCTGAACGTGCGCTTAGCTATGGCTTTACCGGGCCTAACCTGCGTGCGACCGGTGTAGATTATGATGTACGGGTGGCCGATCCATATTCCTCTTATAACGATTTCGATTTCATCATCCCTGTAGGTACCAGCGGCGATACTTATGATCGTTTCATGGTGCGCCAGCAGGAAGTTTGGGAAAGTTTAAAAATCATTGAACAAGCCTACAAAAACCTGCCGGAAGGTAATTTCCATGCAGATGTACCTGAATTTTATCTGCCGGAAAAAGCAGATGTGTACAACAACATGGAAGCCCTCATCTATCACTTCAAAATTGTAATGGGCGAAACCGATGTCCCTAAAGGAGAAGTGTATAATTGTGTAGAAGGAGGTAACGGCGAATTAGGTTTCTATCTCGTGAGCGATGGTGGCCGAAGCCCTTACCGTCTGCATTTCCGCCGTCCATGTTTCATCTATTACCAGGCCTATCCTGAGATGATCAAAGGTGGCATGATCTCCGACGCGGTGGTTACCATGTGTTCGATGAACGTAATTGCCGGTGAATTAGACGCTTAGCAGAATTATAAAATTTAGATTATTATTAGATTAATCTAACTATCAAACAAAAAAAATTAGATCAGCGATAAGATTTTCAGGATGCGATTTCGTGTAAAATCTACAATCTAAAATCTAAAATCTTTAATATGAGCGAAACCATAGCTTTTCAGCCTGAAACCTTGAAGCAGGTACAAAAAATTAT
This DNA window, taken from Chryseobacterium sp. 6424, encodes the following:
- a CDS encoding NADH-quinone oxidoreductase subunit B: MSDTKPVIRMDAEPPEGFEGEGFFATKLSSVIGMARKYSLWPLPFATSCCGIEFMAVLNPTYDASRFGMERNSFSPRQADMLMVCGTISKKLGPVLKQVYTQMAEPRWVVAVGACATSGGIFDTYSVLQGIDKIIPVDVYVPGCPPRPEQIIEGVMQVQALCESESIRRRDMPEYKHLLESYGIK
- a CDS encoding NADH-quinone oxidoreductase subunit C — encoded protein: MTNEFVLEAISREFPDSVISHAEPYDFLTLEIKKEDIKKVIHYLRDSSLQINFLTDICGIHYPNDPAKEIGVIYHLHNMMTNFRIRLKAFMPRENAEVDTLTDLYAGANWMERETFEFFGIKFKGHPDLRVILNMEDIGYHPLLKEYRLEDGTRTDKDDKMFGR
- a CDS encoding NADH-quinone oxidoreductase subunit D; protein product: MKDNALSNILNQHEAKEQIDGQLYTLNLGPTHPATHGIFQNVLTMDGERILHSEQTIGYIHRAYEKICERRNFAQITTLTDRMNYCSAPINNIGWHLTVEKLIGCEVPKRVDYMRVIMMELARIADHMVCNGVIAMDAGAITGLTYLFQEREKIYELYEQVCGARMTTNMGRIGGFERDFSPKFHELLQTWLKNFPKIWGEFCTLNERNRIFMDRTINVGPISAERALSYGFTGPNLRATGVDYDVRVADPYSSYNDFDFIIPVGTSGDTYDRFMVRQQEVWESLKIIEQAYKNLPEGNFHADVPEFYLPEKADVYNNMEALIYHFKIVMGETDVPKGEVYNCVEGGNGELGFYLVSDGGRSPYRLHFRRPCFIYYQAYPEMIKGGMISDAVVTMCSMNVIAGELDA